The nucleotide window TAAAATCTAACCATACTTGATATGTTCCCTCGGGTTTATACATAACAACTTCTGGCAACTCCTTTTGTAGATAGTTTTCAATCCAATTCATAGTTGTTTCAAGATAAACTAATAAATCATCTAACCATTTTTCACCTTTTGTATAAGCTGCTATTGTTGCATTTGCTGAAAGTATATTTCCATGATCCAAGTATAAAGATTCTACTGTTGTTTTTACTTGTTTTTTGAAATTATCATTAGATATATACAAATAACCATTAGAAATACTTTGCATACCAAATGTTTTAGCTGGTGAACCAATAACTGCAATATGGTTCTCACTATTATTTATAGAAGCTATACTATTAAATTTTGATGCTAAATACACTATATCTGAATGAATTTCATCACTAATAATAGTTACATTATACTCATTTGCTAAATTTACCAACTTTTGTAATTCTTCTTTACTCCATACTCTACCTACAGGATTATGAGGATTACATAGTATCATAGACTTAATATTTAATGTTTTAAACTTACGCTCTATATCTTCAAAATCCATTTCATAACGACCATCAATAACCTTTAACTTATTTCTTACTACTTTTCTACCTGCAGATTCAATAACTTTAAAAAACTGATGATAAACAGGTGTTTGTACCATAATACTATCACCTTTTTT belongs to Tenacibaculum sp. MAR_2010_89 and includes:
- a CDS encoding MalY/PatB family protein, whose product is MSQFDSIHSVKNNFAKNNPAYLKGMFGRTEVMPLWIADMDFEIAKPIQEALQKLVTRNIYAYEFNTGDVFKAISDWNFKRHQLDLNPKSFVQVSGVLTGIGVLIRELSKKGDSIMVQTPVYHQFFKVIESAGRKVVRNKLKVIDGRYEMDFEDIERKFKTLNIKSMILCNPHNPVGRVWSKEELQKLVNLANEYNVTIISDEIHSDIVYLASKFNSIASINNSENHIAVIGSPAKTFGMQSISNGYLYISNDNFKKQVKTTVESLYLDHGNILSANATIAAYTKGEKWLDDLLVYLETTMNWIENYLQKELPEVVMYKPEGTYQVWLDFSRLKLSDKALKHVIVNQAKLALTPGDWFEGSHTQFMRMNIASPLSKIKQAFNQLKQALNEGIDCSFNEEEPTDNCCSC